The Skermanella pratensis genome has a window encoding:
- a CDS encoding COX15/CtaA family protein, translating to MSLTYPAPRHAAPAAASSAGTRHTRAIAVWLLFCCGMVFAMAVIGAITRLTESGLSMVEWKPLIGMLPPLSEGEWNRVFDLYRATPEYRYVNAGMSLDEFKLIFFWEWFHRLWGQLIGFAFLLPFLWFWATKRIPKGLMPKLVGLFLLGGLQGGIGWFMVVSGLVDRPSVSHYRLALHLGIAFLIFALMLWIALGLLDPNPRSGRSAAAPSLRRHSGLALGFVAVTVAWGAFVAGLDAGMIYNTFPLMGGQLVPSDMWFLDPAPLNLVENHAAVQFTHRWLAIATGIVVLALTWRAVRADLSPRGHKLAYAAGAMMLLQIALGIATLLTVVSIPVAAIHQAGALALIALLVCFRYEVRAAGTPERPA from the coding sequence TTGTCCCTCACATATCCGGCGCCCCGGCATGCGGCGCCCGCCGCGGCCTCGTCCGCTGGCACCCGGCACACCCGGGCCATCGCGGTATGGCTGCTGTTCTGCTGCGGCATGGTGTTCGCCATGGCGGTGATCGGCGCGATCACCCGGCTGACCGAGTCGGGCCTGTCCATGGTCGAGTGGAAACCGCTGATCGGCATGCTGCCGCCGCTGTCGGAGGGCGAGTGGAACCGGGTGTTCGACCTGTACCGGGCGACGCCGGAATACCGCTACGTCAACGCCGGCATGTCGCTGGACGAGTTCAAGCTGATCTTCTTCTGGGAATGGTTCCACCGCCTTTGGGGCCAGCTGATCGGCTTCGCCTTCCTGCTGCCGTTCCTGTGGTTCTGGGCGACGAAGCGCATTCCCAAGGGCCTGATGCCCAAGCTGGTCGGGCTTTTCCTGCTGGGCGGCCTGCAGGGCGGGATCGGCTGGTTCATGGTGGTCAGCGGCTTGGTCGACCGGCCCTCGGTCAGCCACTACCGCCTGGCGCTCCATCTCGGCATCGCCTTCCTGATCTTCGCCCTGATGCTGTGGATAGCCCTGGGGCTGCTCGACCCGAACCCGCGGTCGGGCCGCAGCGCCGCGGCACCGTCCCTGAGGCGCCACTCCGGGCTGGCCCTGGGCTTCGTCGCGGTGACGGTCGCCTGGGGCGCCTTCGTCGCCGGGCTGGACGCCGGGATGATCTACAACACCTTCCCGCTGATGGGCGGCCAGCTCGTTCCGTCCGACATGTGGTTCCTCGACCCGGCCCCGCTGAACCTGGTGGAGAACCACGCAGCGGTCCAGTTCACCCATCGCTGGCTCGCCATCGCCACCGGCATCGTGGTGCTGGCTCTGACGTGGCGCGCCGTCCGGGCCGACCTGAGCCCGCGCGGCCACAAGCTGGCCTATGCCGCCGGCGCGATGATGCTGCTCCAGATCGCCCTGGGCATCGCGACCCTGCTGACCGTCGTCTCCATCCCGGTCGCCGCCATCCACCAGGCCGGCGCCCTGGCCCTGATCGCGCTCCTCGTCTGTTTCCGCTATGAAGTCAGGGCGGCGGGGACTCCGGAAAGGCCAGCCTGA
- the kynU gene encoding kynureninase: protein MPEIDLAACRDLDAADPLARFRDRFALPDGVIYLDGNSLGALPRATAARVASVVEAEWGRDLIGSWTAHHWIDLPRRVGDKIARLVGAAPGEVRVADSTSVNLFKLMAAALRLRPGRRVILSEPGNFPTDLYVAEGLIDLLGQGHELRLAGPDELADAIDDDVALVSLTHVNYRSGRIHDMAAVTRRARSAGALTLWDLAHSAGAVPVYLNGCHADFAVGCGYKYLNGGPGAPAFLFAAGRHHDRLAPPLSGWMGHAAPFAFDTRYRPAIGLDRMLVGTPPVIGLAALEVGVDLMLEADMGALRAKSMALGTLFADLVSARCGAHGFRPASPADPERRGSQVCFAHEQGYAIVRALIRRGVIGDFRAPDILRFGFAPLYVGYADVWRAVEHLRAVMESGEWDRPEFHRRAAVT from the coding sequence ATGCCGGAGATCGATCTCGCCGCCTGCCGGGATCTGGACGCCGCCGATCCGCTGGCCCGGTTCCGCGACCGCTTCGCCCTGCCCGACGGCGTCATCTACCTGGACGGCAACTCGCTGGGAGCCCTGCCCCGGGCGACGGCGGCGCGGGTCGCCTCGGTGGTCGAGGCGGAATGGGGCCGCGACCTGATCGGGAGTTGGACCGCCCACCACTGGATCGACCTGCCCCGGCGCGTCGGCGACAAGATCGCGCGCCTGGTCGGCGCCGCCCCCGGCGAGGTCAGGGTCGCCGATTCCACCTCGGTCAACCTGTTCAAGCTGATGGCGGCGGCCCTGCGGCTACGCCCCGGCCGCCGGGTCATCCTGTCCGAACCGGGCAATTTCCCGACCGATCTCTATGTCGCGGAAGGCCTGATCGACCTTCTCGGCCAGGGGCACGAACTGCGGCTGGCCGGGCCGGACGAATTGGCGGACGCGATCGACGACGACGTGGCCTTGGTTTCCCTGACCCACGTGAACTATCGCAGCGGCCGGATCCACGACATGGCCGCCGTGACCCGGCGGGCCCGATCCGCCGGTGCCCTGACCCTGTGGGACCTCGCCCACAGCGCCGGCGCCGTGCCGGTCTACCTGAACGGCTGCCACGCCGATTTCGCGGTCGGCTGCGGCTACAAGTACCTGAACGGCGGCCCCGGCGCGCCGGCCTTCCTGTTCGCCGCCGGACGCCACCACGACCGCCTCGCCCCGCCGTTGTCGGGCTGGATGGGCCATGCCGCCCCGTTCGCCTTCGACACCCGTTACCGCCCCGCCATCGGGCTGGACCGGATGTTGGTCGGCACGCCGCCGGTGATCGGCCTGGCCGCGCTGGAAGTCGGGGTGGACCTGATGCTGGAGGCCGACATGGGCGCGCTCCGCGCCAAGTCCATGGCGCTCGGCACCCTGTTCGCCGACCTGGTCTCCGCCCGCTGCGGCGCCCACGGCTTCCGGCCGGCGTCCCCGGCCGACCCGGAGAGGCGCGGCAGCCAGGTCTGCTTCGCCCACGAGCAGGGCTACGCCATCGTGCGGGCGCTGATCCGCCGCGGCGTGATCGGCGATTTCCGGGCGCCCGACATCCTGCGTTTCGGCTTCGCGCCGCTCTATGTCGGCTATGCCGACGTCTGGCGGGCGGTCGAGCATCTGCGCGCCGTGATGGAAAGCGGCGAATGGGACCGCCCGGAGTTCCACCGCCGCGCCGCGGTCACCTGA
- a CDS encoding HlyC/CorC family transporter: MDLTLWMTIGAILALLVMSAFFSGSETALTAASKARMHQLEHEGDRRAAVVNRLRDDKEKLIGGLLLGNNTVNILASSLATSVLIQLVGDAGVAYATLGMTLMVLIFSEVLPKTYALRHAETMALFVGRPVRFMVMLFSPVTAAVNVLVSAVLRAFGSGIENVGVQSNIDELRGAIELHRGEDPGDEEEVRHERAMLRSILDLADVEVMEIMTHRRNLVTIDAGQPPARIVQEVLESPFTRLPLWRDDPDNIVGVLHAKALLREVQANAGDLEKLDIGAIAADPWFIPDTTTLFDQLQEFRRRREHFALVVDEYGSLMGIVTLEDILEEIVGDISDEHDITVAGVRAQPNGTYIVDGWVTIRDLNREFEWRLPDEEASTIAGLVLYEARRIPEVGQTFTFYGFRFEVLRRQRNQITALRITPPAEDADGDDSGDRRGDAASASA; the protein is encoded by the coding sequence ATGGACCTGACGCTCTGGATGACCATCGGAGCGATCCTCGCCCTGCTGGTGATGTCGGCCTTCTTCTCCGGGTCGGAGACGGCGCTGACCGCCGCGTCCAAGGCGCGGATGCACCAGCTCGAACACGAGGGCGACCGCCGCGCCGCCGTGGTCAACCGGCTGCGCGACGACAAGGAGAAGCTGATCGGCGGGCTGCTGCTCGGCAACAACACGGTCAACATCCTGGCCTCGTCGCTGGCGACCAGCGTCCTGATCCAGCTCGTCGGCGACGCCGGCGTGGCCTATGCCACGCTCGGCATGACGCTGATGGTGCTGATCTTCTCCGAGGTGCTGCCCAAGACCTATGCCCTGCGCCACGCCGAGACCATGGCGCTGTTCGTCGGCCGGCCGGTGCGGTTCATGGTGATGCTGTTCTCGCCGGTCACCGCGGCGGTCAACGTCCTGGTCAGCGCGGTGCTCCGGGCGTTCGGCTCGGGCATCGAGAATGTCGGGGTGCAGTCCAACATCGACGAGCTGCGCGGCGCCATCGAGCTGCACCGGGGCGAGGACCCCGGCGACGAGGAGGAGGTCAGGCACGAGCGCGCCATGCTGCGCTCGATCCTGGACCTCGCCGACGTCGAGGTGATGGAGATCATGACCCACCGGCGCAACCTGGTGACGATCGACGCCGGCCAGCCGCCGGCGCGGATCGTCCAGGAGGTCCTGGAAAGCCCCTTCACCCGCCTGCCGCTGTGGCGCGACGATCCGGACAACATCGTCGGCGTCCTGCACGCCAAGGCGCTGCTGCGCGAGGTCCAGGCGAACGCCGGCGACCTGGAGAAGCTGGACATCGGCGCCATCGCCGCCGATCCCTGGTTCATCCCCGACACCACGACCCTGTTCGACCAGCTCCAGGAGTTCCGCCGCCGGCGCGAGCATTTCGCGCTCGTGGTGGACGAATACGGCTCCCTCATGGGGATCGTGACCCTGGAGGACATCCTGGAGGAGATCGTCGGCGACATTTCCGACGAGCACGACATCACGGTGGCCGGCGTGCGCGCCCAGCCCAACGGGACCTACATCGTGGACGGCTGGGTGACCATCCGCGACCTGAACCGCGAGTTCGAGTGGCGGCTGCCCGACGAGGAGGCCTCGACCATCGCCGGGCTGGTCCTGTACGAGGCGCGCCGCATCCCGGAGGTCGGCCAGACCTTCACCTTCTACGGCTTCCGGTTCGAGGTGCTGCGCCGCCAGCGCAACCAGATCACGGCGCTCCGGATCACTCCGCCGGCCGAAGACGCCGACGGCGACGACTCCGGGGATCGCCGGGGAGACGCCGCCTCCGCTTCGGCTTGA
- a CDS encoding PepSY domain-containing protein, translating to MRRLALFALSPLALALLAGPASAGPNCTGEPRDKWLSEADMKQKIAEMGYRDIRTFKTTSGNCYEIYGYDKDGRKAEVYFDPVDARIVKAEVDD from the coding sequence ATGAGAAGACTTGCCTTGTTTGCCCTCTCACCGCTCGCCCTCGCCCTGCTCGCCGGCCCGGCATCGGCCGGTCCGAACTGCACCGGGGAGCCCAGGGACAAGTGGCTTTCCGAAGCGGACATGAAGCAGAAGATCGCCGAGATGGGTTACCGGGACATCCGGACCTTCAAGACCACCAGCGGCAACTGCTACGAGATCTATGGCTACGACAAGGACGGCCGCAAGGCGGAAGTCTATTTCGACCCGGTCGATGCCAGGATCGTCAAGGCGGAGGTAGACGACTGA
- a CDS encoding shikimate kinase, with the protein MNAHQSVASPRSAVPRLVVPRTVVLVGLMGAGKTSIGRRLAARLHLPFRDADNEIETAAGRTIEEIFEQFGEAEFRAGERRVIGRLLQDNPPHILATGGGAYMDPETRALIRSHGISVWLRAELDVLLARTSRRSNRPLLKQGNPREILGRLIDLRYPVYAEADITVDSIDAPPEETVERVLKALDSYPGVTLAGGG; encoded by the coding sequence ATGAACGCCCATCAGTCTGTCGCCTCGCCGCGCTCGGCGGTTCCCCGCCTCGTGGTGCCCCGGACCGTGGTGCTGGTCGGCCTGATGGGGGCCGGAAAGACGAGCATCGGGCGCCGGCTGGCGGCGCGGCTGCACCTGCCCTTCCGCGACGCCGACAACGAGATCGAGACGGCCGCCGGCCGCACCATCGAGGAGATCTTCGAGCAGTTCGGCGAGGCCGAGTTCCGCGCCGGGGAGCGCCGGGTGATCGGGCGGCTGCTTCAGGACAACCCGCCGCACATCCTGGCCACGGGCGGCGGCGCCTACATGGACCCGGAGACCCGCGCCCTGATCCGCAGCCACGGCATCTCGGTCTGGCTGCGCGCCGAACTGGACGTGCTGCTGGCCCGGACCTCCCGGCGCAGCAACCGGCCGTTGCTCAAGCAGGGCAATCCGCGCGAGATACTGGGCCGGCTGATCGACCTGAGATATCCGGTCTACGCGGAGGCGGACATCACGGTGGACAGCATCGACGCCCCGCCCGAGGAGACGGTCGAGCGCGTGCTGAAGGCGCTCGACTCCTATCCCGGCGTCACCCTGGCGGGCGGCGGCTGA
- a CDS encoding response regulator has translation MRLLLVEDNERLAGLMAGGLGRAGFAVDAFGSLEEADAAAAAADYDLIVLDLGLPDGDGLAWLKGFRARRRGTPVLVATARGGLGDRVSGLDTGADDYLVKPFEMDELLARCRALLRRPGSCLATVLTAGNVAFDTVSRRISVGGQVIDAPRRELDLIEILLRRAGQVVTRPVLEESLYGFNDEVTPNALEAHVSRLRRRLAEAGADAAIHTVRGVGYLLRAVGAA, from the coding sequence ATGAGGCTTCTGCTCGTCGAGGACAACGAAAGGCTCGCCGGCCTGATGGCCGGCGGGCTCGGCCGCGCCGGATTCGCTGTGGACGCCTTCGGGTCCCTGGAGGAGGCGGACGCCGCCGCCGCCGCCGCGGACTATGACCTGATCGTGCTCGACCTGGGCCTGCCCGACGGGGACGGGCTGGCTTGGCTGAAGGGCTTCCGAGCCCGCCGCCGCGGAACTCCGGTCCTGGTCGCGACGGCCCGGGGCGGCCTTGGCGACAGGGTATCGGGACTCGACACCGGGGCGGACGACTATCTGGTCAAGCCTTTCGAGATGGACGAGCTGCTCGCCCGCTGCCGGGCGCTGCTACGCCGCCCCGGCTCCTGCCTCGCTACGGTCCTGACGGCCGGCAACGTGGCCTTCGACACCGTCTCCCGCCGGATCAGCGTCGGCGGACAGGTGATCGACGCGCCGCGCCGGGAACTCGACCTGATCGAGATCCTGCTGCGCCGCGCCGGGCAGGTGGTGACACGCCCGGTCCTGGAGGAAAGCCTCTACGGGTTCAACGACGAGGTGACGCCGAACGCTCTGGAAGCCCACGTCTCGCGGCTGCGGCGCCGGCTCGCCGAAGCCGGAGCGGACGCCGCGATCCATACCGTGCGGGGCGTCGGCTACCTGCTGCGGGCCGTGGGGGCGGCGTGA
- a CDS encoding sensor histidine kinase: MTRRLGIGARRQRRSVAQLITVRLTVVAALLMAVQVVLVAFHYGLDGSRLGVRVAASEAERLAAHVAAGTGGRPVLDLPEEHAGRYLRHPDAYGFRIVDGRGNIVAGMNDGLFTVPLPEPADAPDLFWRTIPRGTGQVRILVQRFDAIEPGFLICIAVAADPDHIAWGVLAHEVMDHVAIPMVPLALLLLAANVFAVRRTLLPLGRAAGQARKLDVRRGGLRLDAGTDLPREVHALVSAVNAALGRADEVLRFQREFTANVAHELRTPLAVLLLELDGIGGPAAAAAKRDVQAMSRLVDQLLRVAQLEGLSTEPPARVDLAEIGRETVRRLAPLAVDQGRELEFQDDGAAIVAGYRDAIAGALRNLVENALRATPRGTAVTVVTGPGAAIEVRDRGPGIEPALRGGLFGRFAQGDRRTRGSTGLGLAIVAKAMEIHGGGVTIAGRSGGGSCVRLAFPESPPP; the protein is encoded by the coding sequence GTGACCCGCCGGCTCGGCATCGGGGCGCGGCGGCAGCGCCGATCGGTGGCGCAGCTCATCACCGTACGCCTGACCGTGGTCGCGGCCCTCCTGATGGCCGTCCAGGTGGTCCTGGTCGCCTTCCATTACGGGCTTGACGGCAGCCGGCTCGGCGTGCGGGTCGCCGCGAGCGAGGCGGAGCGGCTGGCCGCCCATGTCGCGGCCGGCACCGGCGGCCGCCCGGTGCTCGACCTGCCGGAAGAGCATGCCGGACGCTACCTGCGCCATCCCGATGCCTACGGCTTCCGCATCGTCGACGGTCGGGGAAACATCGTCGCCGGGATGAATGACGGTCTGTTCACGGTTCCGCTGCCGGAGCCCGCCGACGCACCCGACCTGTTCTGGCGCACCATCCCCCGCGGCACGGGGCAGGTCCGCATCCTGGTGCAGCGCTTCGACGCGATCGAGCCCGGTTTCCTGATCTGCATCGCGGTCGCCGCCGATCCGGACCATATCGCCTGGGGCGTGCTGGCGCATGAGGTGATGGACCATGTGGCGATCCCCATGGTGCCGCTGGCGCTGCTGCTCCTGGCCGCCAACGTGTTCGCGGTCCGGCGCACCCTGCTGCCGCTGGGAAGGGCCGCCGGGCAGGCGAGGAAGCTCGACGTGCGGCGCGGCGGCCTGCGCCTGGATGCCGGCACGGATCTGCCGCGCGAAGTCCATGCGCTGGTCAGCGCGGTCAACGCGGCGTTGGGAAGGGCCGACGAAGTCCTTCGCTTCCAACGTGAATTCACCGCAAACGTGGCCCATGAACTGCGCACGCCGCTGGCCGTCCTTCTCCTGGAACTGGACGGGATCGGAGGGCCGGCAGCGGCGGCGGCCAAGCGGGACGTGCAGGCGATGTCCCGGCTGGTCGATCAGCTCCTGCGCGTGGCGCAGCTGGAAGGGCTGAGCACCGAACCGCCCGCTCGGGTCGATCTGGCCGAGATCGGGCGCGAGACGGTCCGGCGGCTGGCCCCGCTGGCGGTCGACCAGGGCAGGGAGCTGGAGTTCCAGGACGACGGCGCCGCCATCGTCGCGGGGTATCGCGACGCCATCGCGGGTGCTCTGCGGAACCTGGTGGAGAATGCCCTGCGGGCGACGCCGCGCGGAACCGCCGTCACCGTGGTCACCGGCCCCGGGGCGGCGATCGAGGTCCGCGACCGGGGACCGGGGATCGAGCCGGCCTTGCGCGGCGGCCTGTTCGGCCGCTTCGCGCAAGGCGACAGGCGGACCCGCGGCAGCACCGGCCTGGGCTTGGCGATCGTGGCCAAGGCGATGGAGATCCACGGCGGCGGCGTCACCATCGCCGGACGGTCCGGCGGCGGAAGCTGCGTCAGGCTGGCCTTTCCGGAGTCCCCGCCGCCCTGA
- the xerD gene encoding site-specific tyrosine recombinase XerD yields the protein MARPGRPRKPKTLASPRVESFLDMLVAERGAAHNTRQAYERDLIDAASWLSTRGTGLDGAGTDDLRGYLDHLSGLEGGTAVRTIARRLSALRQFYRFLCSEGLRTDDPAATIDSPKQGRPLPKILTEVEVETLLTAAQRRGGPDGIRLVALLEVLYATGLRVSELVGLPLTGIARDARCLIVKGKGGKERMVPLSEPAREALSAYMPLRKAFMVPGREQRQAGFLFPSRTSEDGHLTRQRFAQLLKELAIDAGIEPRKVSPHVLRHAFATHLLDHGADLRSVQKMLGHADIATTQIYTHVVGDRLRRVVNDHHPLARQKKLAGAD from the coding sequence ATGGCACGTCCCGGACGCCCCCGAAAGCCCAAGACGCTGGCGTCGCCGCGTGTCGAGTCCTTCCTCGACATGCTGGTGGCCGAGCGCGGCGCCGCGCACAACACGCGCCAGGCCTACGAACGGGACCTGATCGACGCGGCCTCGTGGCTGTCGACGCGCGGCACCGGGCTCGACGGGGCCGGCACCGACGACCTGAGGGGATATCTCGACCATCTCAGCGGGCTGGAAGGCGGGACCGCGGTCCGCACGATCGCCCGGCGGCTGTCGGCGCTTCGGCAGTTCTACCGGTTCCTGTGCTCGGAGGGGCTGCGCACCGACGATCCGGCGGCCACGATCGACAGCCCCAAGCAGGGCCGCCCGCTGCCCAAGATCCTGACCGAGGTCGAGGTCGAGACGCTGCTGACGGCGGCCCAGCGGCGCGGCGGCCCGGACGGCATCCGGCTGGTGGCGCTGCTGGAGGTGCTCTACGCCACCGGCCTGCGCGTGTCGGAACTGGTGGGGCTGCCGCTGACCGGCATCGCGCGGGACGCCCGCTGCCTGATCGTCAAGGGCAAGGGCGGCAAGGAGCGCATGGTGCCCCTGTCCGAGCCGGCGCGCGAGGCGCTGTCCGCCTACATGCCGCTGCGCAAGGCCTTCATGGTGCCGGGGCGGGAGCAGCGCCAGGCCGGGTTCCTGTTCCCGTCCCGCACGTCGGAGGACGGGCACCTGACCCGCCAGCGCTTCGCCCAGCTCCTCAAGGAGCTGGCGATCGACGCCGGGATCGAGCCGCGCAAAGTCAGCCCCCACGTGCTGCGCCACGCCTTCGCGACCCATCTGCTGGACCATGGCGCCGACCTGCGCAGCGTCCAGAAGATGCTGGGCCACGCGGACATCGCGACGACCCAGATCTATACCCACGTGGTCGGCGACCGCCTGAGGCGAGTCGTCAACGATCACCATCCCCTCGCGCGCCAAAAGAAGCTCGCCGGCGCCGACTGA
- the aroB gene encoding 3-dehydroquinate synthase, with protein sequence MRDIVRVDLAERGYDIVIGPGVIARAGARISDLAGRRPVVVVTDDTVAPLHLPALEASLDEAGVRRNGPAIVLPAGERTKSFVHLEALLDDLLGRGIERSTMLVALGGGVIGDLAGFAAAVALRGLDFVQVPTTLLAQVDSSVGGKTGINTRQGKNLVGSFHQPRLVLADTGALVTLPRRHMLAGYAEVVKYGLIDDAGFFAWLEEHGAAVCAGEPEALVRAVTASCAAKAAIVGQDERESGRRALLNFGHTFGHALEAAVGYDDRLLHGEGVALGMGLAFDLSARLGFCDADVPARVRRHLDRIGLPTRLGQVAGVTWDTRELLGHMAKDKKVQDGRITFVLARGIGQAFTARDIDGREVAAVLDQAR encoded by the coding sequence ATGCGGGACATCGTCCGGGTCGATCTGGCCGAGCGGGGCTACGACATCGTGATCGGCCCGGGCGTGATCGCCCGGGCCGGCGCGCGGATCTCCGACTTGGCCGGCCGGCGTCCGGTCGTCGTGGTGACCGACGACACCGTGGCGCCGCTCCACCTGCCGGCCCTCGAAGCCTCGCTCGACGAGGCCGGCGTCCGGCGCAACGGCCCGGCGATCGTCCTGCCGGCGGGGGAGAGGACCAAGAGCTTCGTCCACCTGGAGGCGCTGCTCGACGACCTGCTCGGGCGCGGGATCGAGCGATCCACCATGCTGGTGGCGCTGGGCGGCGGCGTGATCGGCGACCTCGCCGGGTTCGCGGCGGCCGTGGCGCTGCGCGGGCTCGACTTCGTCCAGGTCCCGACGACCCTGCTGGCCCAGGTCGACAGCTCGGTCGGCGGCAAGACCGGGATCAACACCCGCCAGGGCAAGAACCTGGTCGGCTCCTTCCATCAGCCCCGGCTCGTGCTGGCAGACACCGGGGCGCTCGTCACCCTGCCCCGCCGCCACATGCTGGCGGGATATGCCGAGGTGGTGAAGTACGGGCTGATCGACGACGCGGGCTTCTTCGCCTGGCTGGAGGAGCACGGCGCCGCGGTCTGCGCCGGCGAACCGGAGGCGCTGGTCCGGGCGGTGACCGCGAGCTGCGCCGCCAAGGCCGCCATCGTCGGCCAGGACGAGCGCGAATCGGGCCGCCGCGCGCTGCTGAACTTCGGCCACACCTTCGGCCACGCCCTGGAAGCGGCGGTCGGCTACGACGACCGGCTGCTCCACGGCGAGGGCGTGGCGCTGGGCATGGGACTGGCGTTCGACCTCTCCGCGCGCCTGGGATTCTGCGACGCCGACGTTCCCGCACGGGTGCGCCGCCATCTGGACCGCATCGGCTTGCCGACCCGGCTCGGCCAGGTAGCGGGCGTGACGTGGGACACGCGGGAACTGTTGGGGCACATGGCGAAGGACAAGAAGGTCCAGGACGGCCGGATCACCTTCGTGCTGGCGCGCGGCATCGGCCAGGCCTTCACCGCCCGCGACATCGACGGGCGCGAGGTCGCGGCGGTGCTGGACCAGGCCCGCTGA
- a CDS encoding group III truncated hemoglobin, with product MRFDSITEETIVTLVDSFYARIRDDSELGPIFERVVDGHWDRHLGTMVRFWSSVMLKTGTYHGSPMQAHMCIPGMEAGLFARWLSLFEETAAELFEPPQAERFLERARRIAESLQLGLFFRPGAAAASSV from the coding sequence ATGAGGTTCGACAGCATCACCGAAGAGACCATCGTTACCCTGGTGGACAGTTTCTATGCGCGCATCCGCGACGATTCGGAACTCGGCCCGATATTCGAGCGGGTGGTGGACGGTCATTGGGACCGCCACCTGGGGACCATGGTCCGGTTCTGGTCCTCGGTCATGCTGAAGACCGGGACCTATCACGGCAGCCCGATGCAGGCCCACATGTGCATCCCCGGCATGGAAGCGGGACTCTTCGCCCGGTGGTTGTCCCTGTTCGAGGAGACCGCCGCCGAGCTGTTTGAACCGCCGCAGGCCGAACGCTTCCTAGAACGGGCGAGGCGCATCGCGGAGAGCCTGCAGCTCGGCCTGTTCTTCCGGCCCGGAGCGGCGGCGGCCTCGTCCGTCTGA
- a CDS encoding CBS domain-containing protein, whose protein sequence is MPKRKLVPDVIREQDIIAFKPGDMVGAAVKAMAERRVGAVLVIEGSRLMGIFTERDLVTRVVARDLDPKTTPLDQVMTAGPDTLPPDAMAIEALDLMRKHNYRHLPVLRDDTVVGIVSIRDLYAAVHAQLEQEIKERDSFIFGQDYSIGA, encoded by the coding sequence ATGCCGAAGCGTAAATTGGTCCCGGACGTGATCCGGGAGCAGGACATCATTGCATTCAAGCCTGGTGACATGGTCGGCGCGGCGGTCAAGGCGATGGCCGAACGCAGGGTAGGCGCCGTGCTGGTGATCGAGGGCAGCCGCCTGATGGGGATCTTCACCGAACGCGATCTGGTAACCCGCGTCGTGGCCCGGGACCTCGACCCGAAGACCACTCCTTTGGACCAGGTGATGACCGCCGGCCCGGACACCCTGCCGCCCGACGCCATGGCGATCGAGGCGCTCGACCTGATGCGCAAGCACAATTACCGCCACCTGCCCGTCCTCCGCGACGACACCGTGGTCGGCATCGTCTCGATCCGCGACCTGTACGCGGCCGTCCATGCCCAGCTCGAGCAGGAGATCAAGGAGCGCGACTCCTTCATCTTCGGACAGGACTATTCGATCGGCGCCTGA
- a CDS encoding cytochrome b/b6 domain-containing protein, which yields MVWDPVVRLFHWVVVAGCAANLFIVEDGEPAHEVIGYAVAAALAVRIVWGFVGTRHARFADFVPTPARLIRYVPLLLRGREPRQLGHNPAAAVMMITLMLLLASVSVTGWMTTLDAFWGVEWVEELHEGTADAILWLALIHAAAAIHESVRHRENLIWAMVTGRKRA from the coding sequence ATGGTGTGGGACCCGGTCGTCCGCCTCTTCCACTGGGTGGTCGTGGCGGGATGCGCCGCCAACCTCTTCATCGTCGAGGACGGCGAACCCGCCCACGAGGTCATTGGTTATGCGGTCGCGGCGGCCCTGGCCGTCCGGATCGTATGGGGCTTCGTCGGGACGCGCCACGCCCGCTTCGCCGACTTCGTGCCGACGCCGGCCCGGTTGATCCGGTACGTCCCGCTCCTGCTGCGGGGGCGCGAACCCCGGCAGCTCGGCCATAACCCGGCCGCCGCGGTCATGATGATCACGCTGATGCTCCTGCTCGCCTCTGTCAGCGTCACCGGCTGGATGACGACGCTCGACGCCTTCTGGGGAGTCGAATGGGTCGAGGAGCTTCACGAAGGCACGGCGGACGCGATACTCTGGCTGGCGCTGATCCATGCCGCCGCGGCGATCCATGAGAGCGTGCGGCATCGCGAGAACCTGATCTGGGCGATGGTTACCGGCAGGAAACGGGCCTGA